A region of uncultured Desulfobacter sp. DNA encodes the following proteins:
- a CDS encoding ferrous iron transport protein A: MYSSLLDAPVNTELVMLQVTNPALEKWLQRMGLFTGGHIIRHDEDINFNSVRVHGDNGDVVIPAGMVMKLYIHLESGEKIPLNQMKKGQEGHVEIHSGGPFIEKGLARLGIPVEGNIRFIRSLPHMDYLVLINRRERTRLSEGEAARIWGNYPGKASTQFFFARKNLDFEVTEVMGGPRGVKHIETHGVTAGVKLTLESIDQTNSLQGHGPERAPVAISSPGGLRLFLTPEKAGAVIVRTA; this comes from the coding sequence ATGTATTCATCATTGCTTGATGCGCCTGTAAATACAGAACTGGTAATGCTCCAGGTCACCAACCCTGCCCTGGAAAAATGGTTGCAACGCATGGGACTGTTTACCGGCGGGCATATCATCCGGCATGACGAAGACATCAATTTTAATTCTGTCCGGGTACACGGGGACAATGGCGATGTGGTTATTCCGGCAGGCATGGTCATGAAGTTGTATATCCATCTTGAATCCGGTGAAAAGATACCTTTGAACCAGATGAAGAAAGGCCAGGAAGGCCATGTGGAGATTCATTCCGGCGGCCCATTTATTGAAAAGGGACTGGCCCGCTTAGGCATCCCTGTGGAGGGCAATATCCGTTTCATTCGCTCTTTGCCCCATATGGATTACCTGGTCCTGATCAACCGCAGAGAAAGAACCCGGCTGTCCGAAGGTGAAGCCGCAAGAATATGGGGGAACTATCCGGGAAAGGCGTCCACCCAGTTCTTCTTTGCCAGAAAAAATCTTGATTTTGAGGTTACGGAAGTGATGGGCGGGCCAAGGGGCGTCAAACACATAGAAACCCACGGGGTAACTGCCGGCGTAAAACTGACCCTGGAATCCATCGACCAGACCAACTCCCTGCAGGGACACGGACCTGAAAGAGCACCGGTTGCCATATCAAGTCCCGGAGGACTGCGCCTTTTTCTTACACCTGAAAAGGCAGGCGCAGTCATTGTCCGGACGGCATAG
- a CDS encoding heavy metal translocating P-type ATPase: MTVCTHRPFTIVSELPNRVRLKGRFLRDPNMDPDYLEATLETIPGVQTARLNGRASSVIIRYDGRDETRGAVLGCIQDLPLDIFKGKNDRKSPPSLLNLSVKGIISLACFFLPALFAAPLALMLSAPVILDGIICLWNRKLKVEVLDAAAVSFSLWRRDYFTATTIVALLALGEYFEKISETKTTGLLKSLLKPQTDKIWIEKDGQEIQIPFAEAGIGDRVVCGPGEMIPLDGRVVDGDASINQSSVTGESVPVHVKPGDEVISGSVIEEGRIIFEAVHVGAETAVARISKFLEDSLRYESDSQKKSDELADKLVPLTFGLGVGLFAMTRNLEKAAAVLTVDYSCVIKLSSPVAVRVAMHTAARQGVLLKGAQAVDSLARLDTLVFDKTGTLTRGELQVTDIFSAQGLDDDQLLVLAASAEEHYAHPVAAAVLDAARDRGLTLSPTSQVDFIVAHGVSAYIDDLNVLVGSRHFIEDDEGIDCSSADKAARAFQKEGKSLLYVARDGKLEGVLGLRDELRPEAPAVLAGLKAAGIKKIVILTGDTERTANALAASLPDVDEVYAELRPGDKADIVARLKDEGCILGFTGDGVNDAPALVSAHVGICLPSGADLAKESAQVILLKEDLNSLLTARQIALRCQGTIKQAFVSAVSLNSSFLLLASLGWLRPVAAAILHNVSTLGIIGYAGMREKQLIHPAPDMPEKKSRPYKIIGGNIASSS; encoded by the coding sequence ATGACCGTGTGCACACACCGCCCTTTTACCATTGTCAGTGAGCTGCCTAACCGGGTACGGCTGAAAGGACGATTCCTGAGGGATCCGAATATGGATCCGGATTATCTTGAAGCCACCCTGGAAACCATCCCGGGGGTTCAAACCGCACGCCTGAACGGCAGAGCGTCTTCGGTCATTATCAGGTATGATGGCCGGGACGAAACAAGGGGGGCCGTATTAGGGTGCATCCAGGATCTGCCTTTAGATATATTCAAAGGAAAAAACGACAGAAAATCGCCACCATCTCTTTTGAACCTGTCGGTAAAAGGCATCATATCCCTTGCCTGTTTTTTTCTGCCTGCATTATTTGCCGCGCCCCTGGCTCTGATGCTGTCCGCACCTGTTATTCTGGATGGCATAATATGTCTTTGGAACCGAAAGCTTAAAGTTGAAGTTCTGGATGCCGCAGCCGTTTCCTTTTCCCTGTGGCGGCGAGATTATTTCACAGCCACCACCATAGTGGCCCTGCTTGCCCTGGGTGAATATTTTGAAAAAATCAGTGAGACAAAAACCACGGGCCTGCTTAAAAGCTTGCTAAAACCCCAGACCGACAAAATATGGATAGAAAAGGACGGCCAGGAGATCCAGATCCCTTTTGCAGAGGCTGGTATTGGAGACCGGGTGGTTTGCGGGCCGGGAGAGATGATCCCCCTGGACGGCCGGGTGGTGGACGGAGATGCTTCCATTAATCAAAGTTCGGTAACCGGAGAGTCTGTTCCCGTCCATGTCAAACCGGGGGATGAGGTGATCTCAGGTTCCGTCATTGAGGAAGGGCGCATTATCTTTGAAGCTGTTCATGTGGGTGCGGAAACAGCCGTAGCAAGGATTTCAAAATTTCTGGAAGACTCGTTGCGGTATGAATCCGATTCCCAGAAGAAAAGCGATGAACTGGCCGATAAACTGGTGCCCCTGACCTTTGGCCTGGGTGTGGGTCTGTTTGCCATGACCCGGAATCTTGAAAAGGCAGCTGCCGTACTTACGGTGGATTACTCCTGTGTGATCAAACTGTCCAGCCCTGTTGCCGTGCGTGTGGCCATGCACACGGCAGCTCGGCAGGGCGTACTGCTTAAGGGCGCCCAGGCCGTGGACAGCCTGGCCAGGTTGGATACGCTTGTATTTGATAAAACCGGCACCCTGACCCGGGGTGAATTACAGGTGACGGACATATTCAGCGCCCAGGGCCTGGATGATGATCAGCTTCTGGTACTGGCCGCCTCGGCGGAAGAACATTATGCCCACCCCGTGGCCGCAGCCGTGCTGGATGCGGCCAGGGACAGGGGGCTGACCCTTTCCCCCACCAGCCAGGTGGACTTTATCGTGGCCCACGGGGTGTCTGCATATATCGATGATCTCAATGTGCTGGTGGGCAGCCGCCATTTCATAGAGGACGACGAAGGCATTGACTGCTCAAGCGCGGACAAGGCAGCACGTGCTTTCCAGAAAGAGGGAAAAAGTCTGCTCTATGTGGCCCGGGACGGCAAGCTTGAAGGTGTTCTGGGCCTTCGGGACGAATTGCGGCCCGAAGCGCCGGCAGTGCTTGCCGGACTTAAGGCGGCAGGCATTAAAAAAATTGTTATCCTTACCGGAGACACGGAACGTACGGCCAATGCCCTGGCCGCTTCCCTGCCGGATGTGGACGAGGTGTATGCCGAACTGCGGCCCGGGGATAAAGCCGATATTGTGGCCCGGCTCAAGGACGAAGGCTGTATCCTGGGTTTTACCGGAGACGGGGTGAACGATGCACCGGCCCTGGTGTCTGCCCATGTGGGGATTTGTCTGCCTTCGGGTGCAGATCTTGCCAAGGAGTCTGCCCAGGTGATTTTACTCAAGGAAGACTTGAACAGTTTGCTCACAGCCCGGCAGATTGCCCTGCGATGCCAGGGAACCATAAAGCAAGCCTTTGTCTCTGCAGTGTCCCTGAATTCCTCCTTTTTATTGCTGGCTTCTTTGGGATGGCTTCGCCCTGTGGCCGCAGCAATCCTTCATAATGTATCCACCCTGGGAATTATCGGGTATGCAGGCATGAGGGAAAAACAATTGATTCATCCGGCCCCAGACATGCCTGAAAAAAAGAGCAGGCCATATAAAATTATAGGCGGCAATATCGCAAGTTCGTCATAA
- a CDS encoding cation-translocating P-type ATPase, translating into MKQKLNGNSQGITRTLLKKNGIRVRQFMPGRIRAQVLSCRQDTQKASWMQKFINRQVGVRKTEVRPPSGSVIILFDPYKTDLGNLMLAVLAQVAHPVSFPDDDPASTYGPACTSCLCETHQDASSPVKARRVAWLTSVMVFALVRKWIFGLALAQTPLSFLGIAAMAGTVPLIKEAVKDTAEKRKVTVKPFLAAGSVATILMGEAFSAIQILWIYNVAELTEDYVAQRSRKAIRNILEVAPATAYVMRDGMEVETQVADIRPDDVVAAHTGEKIPVDGTILDGDALVDEATINGRSEAVFKDIGDKVYAGTIISQGTLFIRTVKTGQDTYLAGIMRMVENSLANKAPAEQKADELAARLLKIGLAATAATLALTLDPLRALTVMLVMSCPCATVLAASSAVTAALANAAKHSILIKGGLYLETVGKTDVYCFDKTGTLTQDLPQIMTIVGRTPSISEDTILSLAATAESHNQHPMARAILAEAQKRNLTIQAHAVCEFKAGRGVSCNIGCEEVVLVGNRQFMDENEVDLRWFDKKAAAQRALGRTVIFVSKNGSATGMMGIANPIRPEAVEVLNDLKADGVKSIHLVTGDNKEVAQTMMDIFHFDDCRAPLLPEEKADRVAELQKEHRVVMVGDGVNDALALARADIGVAIGAGGAEVALEAADIALADSNLEGLIKVRNLSHQTMKVIDQNHYFAISTDLGGAALGMLGMLSPVMAGMIHIFHTAGILVNSSRLLSWEPPSKPMYQLPDATHNKT; encoded by the coding sequence ATGAAACAAAAATTAAACGGCAATTCCCAGGGCATAACCCGAACCCTGTTAAAAAAGAACGGTATCCGGGTAAGGCAATTTATGCCCGGCAGAATACGGGCGCAGGTTCTGTCCTGCCGCCAGGACACCCAAAAGGCATCCTGGATGCAAAAATTCATAAACCGTCAGGTGGGGGTAAGAAAGACGGAGGTCCGTCCTCCCAGCGGATCGGTTATTATCCTGTTTGATCCGTACAAAACAGATCTTGGCAACCTGATGCTGGCCGTTCTGGCCCAGGTGGCTCATCCTGTCAGCTTTCCCGATGACGATCCTGCCTCAACCTATGGCCCGGCATGTACCAGCTGTCTGTGTGAGACCCACCAAGACGCATCCTCTCCAGTCAAGGCCAGGCGGGTGGCATGGCTTACTTCTGTCATGGTTTTTGCTTTGGTTCGCAAATGGATATTCGGCCTGGCTCTGGCCCAAACCCCTTTAAGTTTTCTGGGAATAGCCGCCATGGCCGGCACAGTTCCTTTAATTAAAGAAGCAGTCAAGGACACCGCAGAAAAGAGAAAAGTAACGGTCAAACCTTTTCTGGCAGCGGGCTCTGTTGCCACGATCCTGATGGGAGAAGCCTTTTCCGCCATCCAGATCCTTTGGATTTATAATGTGGCTGAGCTCACCGAAGATTATGTGGCCCAGCGGTCCAGAAAAGCCATCCGCAACATACTGGAGGTCGCCCCGGCCACAGCCTATGTGATGAGGGACGGCATGGAGGTTGAAACACAGGTGGCCGACATCCGGCCGGATGATGTGGTGGCGGCCCATACCGGTGAAAAGATCCCTGTGGACGGCACCATCCTTGACGGCGATGCCCTGGTGGACGAAGCCACCATTAACGGCCGCTCGGAAGCCGTGTTCAAGGATATCGGAGACAAGGTCTATGCCGGCACTATTATCTCCCAGGGCACCCTGTTCATCCGGACCGTGAAAACCGGCCAGGACACCTATCTTGCCGGAATCATGCGCATGGTGGAAAACTCACTTGCCAATAAAGCGCCGGCCGAGCAAAAGGCGGACGAGCTGGCAGCCAGGCTGCTGAAAATCGGCCTGGCCGCCACGGCAGCCACCCTGGCCCTGACCCTGGATCCTCTGCGTGCCCTGACCGTCATGCTGGTAATGTCCTGCCCATGCGCCACGGTTCTTGCCGCCTCATCAGCGGTGACTGCTGCCCTGGCCAATGCGGCGAAACACTCCATCCTCATTAAAGGCGGCCTTTATCTTGAAACCGTGGGCAAAACGGATGTCTACTGTTTTGACAAAACCGGCACCCTGACCCAGGATCTGCCCCAGATTATGACCATTGTGGGCAGAACGCCCTCCATCTCCGAAGATACAATCCTCTCTCTGGCGGCCACAGCCGAGTCCCACAACCAGCATCCCATGGCCCGGGCCATTCTGGCCGAAGCCCAGAAGCGAAATTTGACAATTCAGGCCCATGCGGTCTGCGAATTCAAGGCCGGTCGTGGCGTATCATGCAACATCGGCTGCGAGGAGGTGGTCCTGGTGGGCAACCGGCAGTTCATGGACGAAAATGAGGTGGACCTGCGCTGGTTTGATAAAAAAGCGGCCGCACAAAGAGCCCTTGGCCGCACCGTTATTTTTGTGTCTAAAAACGGCAGCGCCACGGGCATGATGGGGATTGCCAACCCCATCCGGCCCGAAGCCGTGGAGGTGTTAAACGACCTTAAAGCCGACGGCGTCAAGTCCATTCACCTGGTCACCGGCGACAACAAGGAGGTGGCCCAGACCATGATGGACATCTTCCACTTTGATGACTGCCGGGCCCCGCTGCTGCCCGAGGAGAAGGCAGACCGGGTGGCGGAACTGCAAAAAGAGCACCGGGTGGTTATGGTGGGCGACGGGGTGAACGATGCCCTGGCCCTGGCCCGGGCCGATATTGGTGTGGCCATCGGAGCCGGCGGGGCTGAAGTGGCCCTGGAAGCCGCAGACATTGCCCTTGCCGATTCCAACCTGGAAGGTCTGATAAAAGTGAGGAATTTAAGCCACCAGACCATGAAGGTTATTGATCAGAACCACTACTTTGCGATATCTACAGACTTGGGAGGTGCTGCTCTCGGCATGCTTGGAATGCTATCTCCGGTCATGGCCGGCATGATTCATATCTTCCACACTGCCGGCATCCTGGTGAATTCCAGCCGCCTCCTGTCTTGGGAACCACCTTCCAAACCCATGTATCAGCTGCCAGACGCCACCCACAACAAAACATGA